DNA sequence from the Delphinus delphis chromosome 7, mDelDel1.2, whole genome shotgun sequence genome:
CCAGGGTGCCCACGTGGTCTCCACTGACACCTTGGTGGGGTGCATGACTGTGGTGGGGCAAAAGTCCTGGCTCTTCACTAGGCCCTGTCTGACACAGGCGGGGCGTGGGGCTCTTGTCACAGCCTGTGTGGGTGAAGTCTGGGCTCCCTACACTCCTTTGTGGCACAGGTGGGGGTAGCAGCAGTTTACCATGGTGACGGGCTGGAGAAAAGCAGGTATTGTCTAAAAGTTCTCTGTGTTGCTAGGCTCTCCTTTCCCTGGTCCACTGGCTGGAGAGAGAGGGCTTTCTTGGGCATTTTTCATCAGCCCTTATTGGTGTTTCTGAGTTGCGGGCTTCTTCTGCTCTAATTCTGgaataaaggaagcaagagaaacCCTAGGGAACTCACCACatgttgtctgtttcttcctcttgttATCAAGTTTCTGACAACACGTGTGGTGCTGGTGCCACCTCATTCCCTGGTTAAAACACCCCTGCAGGTCATGGGGACACAGGCGCTTTCAGAGAGGAAACCAGGTGCTCACCCCACAGTCAAGAGAAGGGCAGCACATCTCAGCCGGGGGGCTCCGGCGGCACCTCTTTGGTGGCTGGGCCAAAATAACAAAAGGAACTGGATGCTTTGAAGCAGCTGAAAGAGacttccttcatctgctttgaATCATCCCCAACGAGACTGCAGATCTGTGAGCCCCACGTGTAGAACCAGCCAGTGGAGCCACGTCTGACTCAGTGGAGATGAGAGTGCTGTGCTATCACCGTGCTTCCAAGAGACGGGAGAGCCACTGCCCTACATACAGACAACACTGCCAGCGGCCCAGACACCTCGTTAAACTTCTACCTTACCCTGGCCTGAAATTCCGTTCTTGTCCACCTCCAAACAGCATAGGGTACAGAGGGGTGAGTTCACCAAGCCCTCGGACATAAAGTGCTCCAATCCTGGGGCCatagaactgaaagaaaagtcagtcatttattcaacaagaacCTTCTGGGGACCTTTTCCATATATGTATTGAGAGGCCCACAGAGATACTCTATGACGTCAGGCCCGCCTCCTCTGGTCCCGCAGGTGGCCACCCATCCCCACTGCAGACACGCGGGGGTCACAGAAGCCTTTGGGTGGGGGCAGGTGCTGGACTCTGGCCCCCAGCTCGGGGGCAGCAGAGCACCTGCACGGTGCGTGGGAGACTCTGtgaaggagaggggctggagagagagatGGCCAAGGGCTGTCCTGCGGATGACTCCATGCTCTCAAATCCACATTAGCTAGAAATCTCAAGGGCCCCCATGTCAGGCCAGCACCTCACTCCCTTGGGAACCAGCTGAGGggaaattactaaaaataatccAGCTTCTAGTCAGCTGCTGGAAAGATGAGCAAAAGCTTCAGAAGGGTCTTCACTGTTAACTATTTCCCCAGCACACCCTAGAGATGAGGGCTGTGAAAACCACAACCTCACACTCAGAGCCACACTTTTAGTCAAGTTAGAGAGGCCATCATTCTTGAACCCTGCATCTTCCGTCCCTGGGTGCGGGGGTGAGTGGGCTGAGGAGGGGTCTGCACACACTCTCCGTGCTGCAGAGCTCACTCACTCCCAGGCTAAACCCACCTGTGACCTCCActccccccatccttcccccgaccccgcctctccccctcccattcccccctcccccgaaGGCCTTGCCTGGCCTCCCCTCCTACCCCCTATGAGCTGCCCTGCCCAGCATTCCCGGTGGGCACTCAGCCCTCGGCATCCTAGCTCTGCCGGGCTCTCCTCCGAGCTGCCGAGGGCGGGGCCGCGGTCTGCCCATCACCATGACCCAGGGCCTCGCTCGGCATGTGCGCCGGGTGCACCGGTGACGGAGGATGAGCGGGGCCGCGGGCTCTGCTCGCAGGTGAGCCTCCCGGGCATCGAGGTGTCTCCCTGGCAGGAGGGCAGGAAGGCAGACGGACGCACCTTGTGGCCCACGACGGTCAGGAAGTCCACGCCCAGGTCCCGCACGTCCACGCGCCGCTTCCCCAAGGCCTGGGCGGCGTCCGTGTGCACGAGCACCCCCGGCAGCCCGCCCGCCGCCCGCTGCTGGTTCAGGGCTCGGACTCGCCGGCTGATCTCAGGCACCGGCTGGAGAGGGAGAAACGCACGGCTGAGTGTGTTGATTTGATGAAGACGGAATGAGGGAAATGAGGAGTTGTTAATGAGGATGCACCGAAAGGTTCCCGGATTGAAGAGCAGGGGAAAGAAGAGGCGGGGCTGGGAAGCCGGGGTCCGCGCTCCATCTTCCTAAGAGGGGCCGCGACTCACCATGATGACGCCTGTCTCGTTATTGGCCAGCATGATGGTCACGAGGCACGTGGCCGGGCGGACGGCCGCCAGGATGTCCTCAGCCTCCACCTGCCCATTCACCTTGGACACGGGGACAAAGGTGACCTCTGAGGAATAAGACACAAGCATGAGGTCAAACCCACAAAGTATCCTTTCTGGAACGTTTACTTAAGACACAGTGAAAAAAGCAATTTATCATAAAGGTTCAGAAAACTATGAAGAAGGAATATGAGCCCCTTTATCGCCCCGCCCACAGACAACTGGCTTGAAGGCTTCGTCAATGAGCTTCAGTTGGGGGGCTGTCTGGGGACACCCTGTTCCGCCTCTAAGGGACCCGCAAGCAGCTGAGACACCCTCAGTCCATGGGAGCATCTTGAGGCGCTAAGTACTTAACCTTCCCTCACTCGGCACTGACCCAGCCTTTGTTAAGCacctaccgtgtgccaggcactgctctaggcacCCAGAATCCTACTACTGCAGATGGAAAACAACGAGACGTGACCAAATCAAGGTTTTGGGTTCAAAATGGTGAAGACAAACACACCCACTTTCCCCTCAAGGTCCCATGGAAACGAGAGAACGGATATATTTCTCAATAAGGGCGACCACCTGTGGACAAGGAATTTTGAGCAATGCCCAGAATACAGAAAGATGATGTCATTAGACTAACAGCATCAGGGAGAACCCACCCAGGACACTGATAGGCGAGAACTGACTCCACAGAAAGTAGGAAAGGATCCAGAGGCCACCCACGTTCAGGGTGCACTTGTGGAGAGCAGGGTGGGGGCCGACTGCCGAGGCAGGCAGGGGACCAGGTTCCGACGGACGAGGACCCCCGCCTCATACCCAGCAAGTGGGTGGCAGCAGCGCTGGCCTCGACAGCAGGCGGGCTCCGGGGTGGGCGGGCGGTGCGGGGCAGCAAGAGAAGGGCGGAGCTGGTGCATCCACTACGGGACTCAAACGGGAGCAAAGGAAAGGCAGCTCCGGCCAGGACTTCTGTCTTTTTATTAAGTCTATGAGCacctgctcaacatcatcagCCCTCAGGGAGACGCAGATCAAAACCCCCATGAGCTCTCACTTCACACCCGCTAGGACGGCTGTTACGGAAAACACAGACACTAACACACGTTGGCGAGGACACATGGAGAAACTGGAGCCCtaggcactgctggtgggaatggaaaacgGTGCAGCTACTGCGGGATACAGAGGTTAGGGTTAAACACCAAGATACTGCGAAAGGTGAaacagagttaccacatgacacagcaactccactcctgggtatatactcaagagaaacaaaaacattcgTCCACACAAAGACTTCTACACAAATGCTCACAATGGCATTATTCATAGcatcaaatgtccatcaaatgttcatcaactgacgaatggataaaatgtgaatattattcacccataaaaaggaatggaatactGACACAGGCCACAATGCGGATGAGCCCCGAGACATGGCGCCAAGTGAGAGAAGCCAACTACGAAAGACCACATGTCATGTGACTCCATTCATATGCAAGTCCAGAATGGGGGAATCTCCAGAGACAGAATGTATTAGTGGTTGCCCAGGGTTGAGGGAAACAGTTACAGTTAACAGATGAGAGGTTCTTCTGAGGGTCAGGACATGCTCTATAATTGActgtggggatggttgcacaactccgtGAATtcactaaaaactactgaatcgTACACTTCAAACGGGTGAAGAGTATCATACGTGAGTTCCGTCTCCATAAAGCTGACATATAtagtaaaaaacaacaacagcaacaattgGACAGTGTGGAGGTGGAGGGGTGTGAGACAGTTGAGGTCAAGTCCCCGTTTTATACCAGGGAGTCAACAAATAGATGCTTGAGTTAATAAACTAAGAAATGGAGATTATGTGTGTAAGTTATTAAGTATTAACGTGGAAGTAATTAAAGTGATAATGCCACAACCACGAGAAAACCTGAAGGCAGACTTGAGGGGCGGCTGCCTCTGAGGAGCCGGACTGGGGGCGGCGGGGAAGAGCCTCCACTTTACAGCAATGCTCGAAGCCCTTCTGTGATCTTTAGGTGCGCGTCTATTCTTTGTAAAAACGTGTACAATTTTAAACAAGAGGCAAAATGTAACAGCAACCAATAACAATGTATTAAGTTGCCCTTCCCTGTAcctgagacacagaaaaaaaggCACCAGGGATTAAAAGGAAGGACAGTTTAAACAAGAAAGTTGGACCTGACTGTTTTTTAGTTAGAGTGGTgcataaagagaaaaacctttCCAGTGGTCAAAGGGGAAAAGTGGTAACAAGGCTCACAGTCAAACCGAGCAGTTCTGGCAcactcctttatcttttttttttttttttttttgcggtacgtgggcctctcactgttgcggcctctcccgttgcagagcacaggctccggacgcgcaggctcagcggccatggctcacgggcccagccactctgcggcatgtgggatcttcccggaccggggcacgaacccatgtcccctgcatcggcaggcggactcccaaccactgcgccaccagggaagccatcctTTACCTTTAAGATAAGAACACTCTCGTCTGCCTCCCCTTCAGGTTTCCAGGCAGATAAGGTAAGAAGGCAAATGCTTCGTAGAAAACCAGTCTTATTCCAAGGAGAGGTCAACCCTGGCTGTCTTGGGAAAAATGTCTCTTACGTTTCCAAAAGCTAGTATCTATACCCTGTGTCTTGAGATGTCACATCACAGGACATGTGAAAGGACCAGAAGTAGCCAGGGCCACTGCCACTGCTGGGCAGAGGCTCCACCTGCCCCTCAACCTGCCTGGCCAGGTGCATCTCCCGATGGGGCCCCAGCAcccccccacctctgctccccccaccccgggaggCCCTCACCTTCTCTCTGCTGAGATAACAGGCTCCCAGCAGGGGTGCACTTATTCTTGTTTTTACCACCAGAACTCAATGTCTACTGGGTCCACTTTCTTTCTACCAGAGGGAGTGCAAGCCAAGATTCAATCATTAAAATCGAACAACGAGAAGCACGGGCTAGCATCTATAGGCATGCTATTAGATATGCACGGATGTATCATGTACAAGAGTCTGACGTCTCATGCGGTGATGAACGACCAGTTCCACGCACTGGTGATTGATTTCTCCCTCAGAGAAAATCTGGAAGGACAGGCCTCGTAACCTTCGCCCCTGGGCACAGCCAGGCAGCCCAAGCGCCAGAGGGCCCCCGGGTCGCCGCACCTCAGCCAGCTGCCCACTCACCCGCCACTTGTTCTTCCACCAGGTGCTCCAGGGGCAGGCGGATGGAGTCGTGTTCCACGGTGCAGGTGATGATGTGAGGCAGGGCCCCCTCCACTGGGCTGGGACGCTCGGCCGTGTCCCCCACTGCGGCATGGATTTTGTGGAAATGTTTCACCACAGAATGGATTACTAAATTATTTGACTGCAGAGACAGAGCAGAAAAATCATTTACGAAAACTATGCTAAGGGGAGACTCAGAGTAACAATCTCTCtcatttgtagtttcctttgtagctaacatttaaaaagaaaacaaccaaataGAAAAACGGTCTCAAAGAAAACCAGCTCCTGAGCTGCACCTTCTCAAAGGCCGAACTACAAAGATTTGGGGGTTTTCAACTTTCAAAAATGTCAGAATTCGTTTCCGGTGGATTATGCAGGCTTTTTGTTAAGCAacattatgcatttaaaaaatttcctaaatCTGTCAAGAAAGAATATTTTGCCCAGGCACCcatcgctggtgggaatgtgagctGGCACGACCTCTGTTAAGGGCCATCTGGCATATCTATCAAACAGGCCCTCTGACCCAGGAAGTCTAGTTCTTGGACTTGACCCTACAGCTACACCTGCACAGAAGCAAAATGATGCATGTAAACGGCTACCGGTTAAGTGTACAATGACGTAACAGCAAAACCTTAGGAAACCCTTCAACGTCTATCCATAGGGGCTTGTTCGGTGGACACCGAGCAGAGGTAGAAGCATGGGGGAACGCCCTAAGGGCTGATGCCAGAGATCTCAAGGCACTTGTTGAATGAAAACAGGTAGCGGGCACTATATGCAGTATCACACCACTTGTATAAAAAGGGCGAGAAACATACACATTTGCTTATACATCCCCCAAACCCTTGAAGAGgtagaaagggaaggagaaaagaatatataaatctaCACACTTAATCTGTTTTTAAGGCAAAGGCTATCTCTGCAGGACTCGACAGAAACTACTACTGGTCTCCTGTAGGGAGAGGAAGTGGGTAACTGAGGGGATAGGtgggagatttttgtttttaaggaccTTTTCTCTTACTGCTAAATACAACATACACACAGGAAAGTGTATGAAACAGAAATGTAAGTTTCATGAGAAAGTATGTCAGTGAAGGCCTGAGTAACCGTGACCTGGGTCAAGATGAAAACAGGACCCACACCAGGGAACACCTCACACACGCCCTCAAtcactgccccacccccatgccaGCTACCTCCACGCTGATTCGCATGgtaatcatttccttgcttttctttatgcttttcctCCCTAGGTAAGGATCCCTAAGTGATTTTGCTAATTTTGCCTCTTTTTGACCTTCAAATGAATGGAATTGGactgaattaattttttctcaACTGAAGATCCCACCTATTCGTGTGTCTGAAGGCGCCGCCCAGCGGGAAGGCGGTAGCTGCTGCTTGTCGGGTGCTGAGGAACCCACACGCGGTCAGCCGGTGCTCAGAGGACTTGAAAGGCACTGAGAGCCCAAAAGGTGGCCCTGATGGAGGACCAGGCGGCCGACGGCAGGGCTCACCCAGGTCTGAGACGCAGCAAACCAGATGAAGGGGAGGAGACGGCCAGGATGGAAGGCTGGATGTGTCCCTCTGAAGGTGGATGGCCCTTTAAAGCCCCAGGTCACCCCCTCGCAGAAAACACAGCGACTCCTGGTCCGGAAAGGAGGGCCTTCGGGGGCCGCACACCTCAGGTCAAAGCTGAGCCAACCCACCGTGAACGCGACGAAGGTGCCTGGGCCCCTCCCATGGGCCGCCTCCACCTGCAGGTACCAAAGGGCACAGGACTCCACGCTGAGCGCCCAGGTGGCACTGGGAGCACAGCAGCCTCTGTCGGAACCGGTCAGTCGCAACTAAAAACGTACCACGTGCCCCCAGGCCCCTCAGCACCTGGCCCCAGGCAAGACCAGGACGGCCCACAGGGCAGCAGGGGCGGCCCCTTGCGGGGCACCAGGAGTCTGGTCCTGGGGGGTGGTCGGTGCCCAGGGGCCTGGCGGCAGCTCCCATCCCCTCTGGCCAGCTTGGCTCGGCCCGGGCCCGGCTCAGCATAGCCGCTGGCTGACGCCCGCCGCTCCACACTCACGATCCCTCCGCGCTGCTGCTGCAGGGGACTGTGTGGTACCCTTCCACCCGGGACTGCATCAGAGGTCTGAATATCGGTCCATGCTATTTGCAGGGACATCTGCGTTGTCGCCAGTCTCTCCTGCCTGCCCCTGCTGCCCACGTGCCCCCTTCTTCTATGGTACGTACCTGAGAGGAGCTGCTGGCTGATGGGGTGGCGTGGCCTCGACTTCACGAGGTGATGCCCACCCACCTTCCAGAACGGTTTCCAGCCTACACTCCTGCCAGCACCGTGCGTGCTCGCTGCTGTGCATCCTTTGTCAACACTTCTTGTCGTTGGACTTCTTAATTGTTACCATCCTGATGGGTGGGCAGAGGCAAACCATGTTGTTGTTTACCCTTGTATTCTGATCACTTCATGAGGCTGAGTACCTTCTCCCACGTAGAAACCACATGGGTTTCTCTGTGAAGTGCATATTCACTTTTCTCGCCCATTTTTCTACCATCTTCACCCACTGTCAGGCTGGTCTTCTGATTTCCTTCAGGGTTTTCTGATGAACTACAAATTgtttagtggtggtggtggtggtagaatTTATCGaccttttcttttatgattaaagttttctgtattttatctaaGAAATCCATCTCTCCAACATCACAAAGGCCAGGCCTTGTCACGTGACAAGGACCCATCCAGGTATGGCCCTGTTTCGGGCCTCGTGTCTCTCCTGCCCTAAGACCGTCTGCCTTAATTAGTAGAACAATTCACGGTGTTCTTAATCTTGAAGATTTGGCTATTCTTGGCATtgtgtatttccatataaattagtTTGCGAATTCCATCAGAAAAGAGTCAGAATCTTGACTGAAGTTGctttgaatctacagatcaatctGGAAAGAGCTGACGTATTTATCACACTGAGTCTTCCCATCTGTGAACACGGTATACGCTGCATTTATTTAGAACTTCTTCGAAGGCTCTCGGTAATGTTTCTATCCCTTTCCCAACGTGTGTGTGCGGGTGTCTTACAAAAGCTTTTTTACTAGATTTATTTCCTAAGAATTTGATATTTTTTGGTGCTCTGGTAAATACCTGTTTGTTGCTGgtacataaaaatacaattgatttttttattaataacttTGCTGCATTTACTTACTGACTCTAATAATCTAGCTGCAGATTCTCCTGGTTTTTTATGTGGACAGTCACATCACCTGTGGATGACCTTCTTCTCCAATAAGAAAATGAGATGGTGAGAATTACTGAGTAGAGACCTTGACTTCATCACATGGTCACGGAGTATCTtctatccatttaaaaataagtacctTTGAAATCGGGTCAAAcctcaaactcttttttttttttttaaattgaagtagagttgatttacaatgttgtgttagtttcaggtgcacagcaaagtgattccatgatatatatgttctttttcagattctcttccattacagATTATTACCAGAcactgaacatagttccctgtgctatacagtaggtccttgttggttgtctattttatataaagcagtgtgtatctgttaatcccaaattcctaatttatctctcccctgtttcccctttgataaccctTAGTTTGTTtgctgtgtctgtgagtctatttgttttgtaaataagttcatttatatcatttttttaaggttccacatataagtaatatcacattatatttgtctttctgtctgacttacttcactcagtatgacaatctctaggtccatccatgttgctgcaaatggcattatttcattctttgtttatggctgagtaatattccattgtgtatatatatatatatgtaccacatcttgatccattcatctgtccatggacattcaggttgttcccatgtcttggttattgtaaatagtgctgctatcaacattggggtgcatgtatcttttcgaattagagtttttgtcttttccagatgtatgcccaggagtgggattgctggctcatacggcagttctatttttagtt
Encoded proteins:
- the SCLY gene encoding selenocysteine lyase isoform X6, coding for MEAAGPRSRDAQGRAASQPGSRAEKSPPESRKVYMDYNATTPLEPEVIQAMTEAMQEAWGNPSSPYAAGRKAKEIINAARENLAKMMGGRPQDMIFTSGGTESNNLVIHSVVKHFHKIHAAVGDTAERPSPVEGALPHIITCTVEHDSIRLPLEHLVEEQVAEVTFVPVSKVNGQVEAEDILAAVRPATCLVTIMLANNETGVIMPVPEISRRVRALNQQRAAGGLPGVLVHTDAAQALGKRRVDVRDLGVDFLTVVGHKFYGPRIGALYVRGLGELTPLYPMLFGGGQERNFRPGTENTPMIAGLGKAAELVAEKCEAYEAHMQAVRDYLEERLAAEFGERVHLNSQFPGTERLPNTCNFSIQGPRLQEEEVVASWSL